CTGGCCGGCGTGCAATCGGCCAAGAATAATAACGACGGCGCCATCGCTTCGGTCGAGCGGGCGTTGAAACAAAGCCCCGACGACGTGCCGGCCACGCTGATGATGGCTTCGATTCAAACAAGGCTGGATAAAGCCGACCAGGCCATCGCCATGTTGAAAGAGGCGATTGCGAAAAAAGCCGATAACGTGCCGCTGCGCAGCATGTTGGCCGGCTTGTACGCCAAAACCAAAAATGCGGCCGAAGCGGAGAATACGCTGGCCGAGATCGTCAAGATCGAACCGCAACAACTGCAGCATTACCGTAGCTTGGCGCTGTTCCAAGTCAGCACCCAGCAAGTCGACAAGGCCGAAGCTACCTTGCGCGATGCCGTGGCGAAAATGCCGGACAACGACACCGCCAAAACTTATCTGATCGATTTTCTGCTGGAAAAACGCAGTCCGGAAGTGGCGATTGCCGAATTATTGCCGATGATCGAGCAAAAGCCGGACGCCTACGAATTGAAATTTAAGTTGGCCAATATCCATCTGGCTAAAAAAGAATTCGACAAGACCGAAGCGACCTTGAAAGAAATTGTCGACCGCGACAAGCTGGGGCCCAGTGCGATCACCGCGCGCAACAAACTGGCCGCCTTGTATGCGTTGACTAAACGCGGCGACGAAGCCAAAGGCCTGATCAAGGAAGTGTTGGAGAACAACCCGCGCGACGCCGAAGCGTTGACGATGCGCGGCCAATTCGCATTGGCGGAAAACCGGATACCGGACGCGATTGCCGATTTCCGTGCCGTGCTGGTCGACCAGCCCAACAACACCGGCGTGTTGAAAATGCTGTCGGCGGCGCATCTGCGCAATAATGAAGACGAATTGGCGCGCGAGAATATGGAAAAAGTCGTGTCGCTGGCGCCGGCCGACGAAACCGCGCAATTGGATTTGGTCGGCTTGATGCTGAAAGGCAACAAGCCGGACCAAGCTAAACAGCAATTGGAAACCTTGCTGAAAGCCAATCCGAAAAGCCTGAAAGGCCTGGAAGCCTTGTTCAAGCTGGAAGTGACGCAAAAGCATTGGGACAAGGCCCAAGCCGCAGCCAAGCAAGTCCAGGAACTGAACGACAAGGACGCCACCGGCTTTTACATGTCGGGTTTGGCCTACCAGGCGGAAAACAAACTGGCGGAAAGCGTCGACGCTTTTCAAAAGGCGCTGGAGCGTAAACCGGATGCGGTGGAGCCTTTGACCGAGATGGTGAAAAGCTATCTGGTGCTGAAGCAATCCGACAAGGCCCTGGCCAAATTGCAACAGGTGGTCAAACAACAGCCTGACCATTTCGTGGCCTACAACCTGATCGGCGGCGCTTACCTGAACGAGCAGAAGTTCGCCGAGGCCAAAACCGCTTACCAAAAGGCGCAGTCGATCAAACCCGACTGGTACAGCCCGTACCGCAACCTGGCGCTGATCGAACTGGCGCAAAAGAACAAAGCCGGAGCGATCGATATCTATAAAAAAGGTATCGAGAAAACCGGCGGCGCAATGGAATTGGTCGACGATTTGGCCCGGTTGTACCATCGCGAAGGCCAGAACCAGGAAGTGCTGGCCCTGTACGAAACGTCGTACAAGCAGCATCCGGATTCGGCGGTGGCGATCAACAATCTGGCCAGCTATTTGTCCGATTTTGCGGCGACGCCGGAAAATCTGGAACGGGCGGCGAAATTGGCCGAACCGCTGCTGAAAACCAACAACCCGAACATGCTGGATACCGTGGCCTGGATTGCTTACAAACAGGGCAATTTCGACAAGGCCAAGGAAATCATGGCTAAATCCATCGAGCGCGACGCGCAATCGCCGATCGCCAATTACCACATGGGTATGATCTATTACAAAATGAACGACCCGGTCAAAGCCCGCGAGCATCTGCAAAAAGCGGTGGACAAGAAAGTCGAGTTCGACGGCTTGGCCGAAGCCAAGGAAGTGCTCGGCAAGTTATAAGCCAATCCGCTTGCCGCACCCCGAAAACGCCGTCCCGCAAGGGCCGGCGTTTTTTTTGGCCGCTGAATAATGGCTGTTACAGCAGGCTAGGGAACCAGCGCCAAGTAATACTGTGCGGCGAGTTGTCAGGCGAGGTGCCGCGTCAAGATAGCGCAAAACCTGCTGACGGCGTGTTGCGGCACTGGTTGAGTCGAAACAGATAAGTTGGCAGCGCTGCCAAGGCTTAGCCCAAATGGGCCGGGGGGAAACAAAAGATTCCCGCAACTGCGGGAATCGGTATGCGTATCAAAAAACGCCCGGCCGGTTTAATCGTCGGTGTCGCGTTTGGATTTGTGACCCGGTTTGGCTTTAACCGGGTATAGCGACAACAACGGCCGGTACAGCTTGTTTTTTTGCAGCTTGGTTTCGGTCGGTAAGCCTTGATAGAACGCCCAACCGTCGCGGTCGTCGCCGTTGACCACGCCGTCGTTATTCAAATCCAGCGCAACCAACGGTTGGGTCGGCGTCGCGCCGGTGTAAGCGTATTTCGGTTGGCCGTTATAACCTTCCCAGATGTTTCGAACATTGGTGTAGTTGCCGTATTTGGCCAATGCGTTCGCCGCTTGCACGCTGCGGTGGCCGGTCGCGCAGAGGATGTACAGCGGTTGGTCCTTGTCCGGGAAAAGCGATTCGACATAGTCGACGAAGTTTTGAATCGGCAATGTGCCGTCCTTGGCGGACTGGTCGAGCAGGAAGCCCACCTCCGGATCGACCGAAATATCGTAGCCGATGTAATCGGTTTGATCGTTGGCTTCGCTTGGGCTGCCGGTCACGTGCGGAAACGGAATGCTGTAAGCGCCCACCGGGTGGCCGGCGACGTATTCCTCGATCCGGCGCACGTCCAGTATTACCGGTTTTTTGCGGCCGTGCTCGTCGTCGTCATGGTCCCCGGCTTCTTGCTCGTTCCGACGGTCCTGGCTGACATCCAGCCAGGCGCGGGCCGAACTGATCTCCGAATGGTAAAGCACCGGGTAGCCGTAACGGTTGCCGGTATTTTCCGCGGCTGCCGCAGCCGCGTAGCAGGTGCCGAGTGCCGATAAGATGGCGATGGTTAAGCTGTGTTTCATGATGGATTTTCCTTTTCGTTGAAATTTTAGCGTTGGGTGTTGTTGAGTCCCGCCACTGAATTTGCAATACCAGTGCCAAGCTCGGCGTCGATATTCGGAATAGGCAGAAAAATTGCTTGGCTATAAAGGTATAGCCTGCACGAATGCCGGGTTTAATCCGACCCCGGCGGGAAAAATGCGCTTTGTCAATCGGTACCGGGCTTGGTCGATTGCTGGTTTCGCAGCAGATCGGCAACATTTGCTGTTGAGCCTTCAGCAGGTGCGGGGCAGGCTCGATGCGGCAGCGAATGTTGCCGTTATCCGGTCCGACCTCAAAATCTGGCGTTTGTTTGAAAGCGTAAGGCCATTGTACTTAGGTACAGGTGTTTGGTTTTATTACTGAATTGTTTCAAACCTGCCGGCCGGCGATTTTGGCCTTGCCGCCTAAATTCCCTATTAATCCCGCATATTTTTTATTTGCCGGATTGCTGATTTATCAGCAGCCGATCAGCAGCGCTTGCTGAAATATCAGCAGCTTTCCATCTTCGCTTTTTCCGAAAACTGTTAAGTATCACGCATTTACCGTGTTGGCACGCTTACTGCTGGATCAGGTTGGCGAGAAATCGCGCTTTCTAAATCTTCAGCTGTACGGTTTTTGCCAATGACTGGCGGGCCTGTTTCTAATCTGACTTGAGGTAATCACATGAAGACAACGTACAAACTTGCGGCGGCGATATCGTTCGCGCTGTTTGCCGGTAACGCGGCGGCGGCGATCGACACCGGCTTCGGTTTTGCAACCGGCGACGCCAAACCAGGTTCCTTGGTGTTCAGCGCGGTGGACGATGCCACCAAACAAACCTTTATTTTGAACCTGGGCTTGGCGACCACGAGCGGCGTCAGCGGCCTGAATTATGCCGACTTTGCCGGCAACAAGCCGGGGGCGGCCGGTTTTTCCACGGTGCTGAGCGATGCGTTGACGGCTAACGGCGGCAAGCTGGTTTGGAATCTGAGCAGCTACAGCCAATTCGGCAGCTTCATCAGCAATGTGGCCAATTTGCGCTGGTCGGTATTGGCCGGTTACGAGAAGGACAACGTCAATGTCAGCAACTATGACAAGTACGGTGTAGAGCCAGGCTTCGATGGCTTTTACTCGGATGCTTACAACACGCAATGGGGTGCTTTGGTTACCGCCCCGGGTGTCGGCTCGTTGGACCCGAACAAGATTGCCGCGCTGGAGAGCAATCCAAGTAGTTCAGGCACGACCGGCGCTTATCTGGCAGCAGTAAACGCCAAGATCGCCGCAGAAGGCGAAAATGCCGACGTAGCTTCTCTCGATCCTATCAACGGAGTTGCATTCTACGACACCAAAATTACCGGCTGGAGTGGTGATGCTGCGCCTGGTGTGCCGACTAAAACCGGTGCCGGCGAGTATGACTTCATCTGGGCCACCAATCCGTTCGCCGACGGTAAAAACCAGTTCACCTCGTTGGGTAAATTCGTGCTGGGTACGGACAACACTTTGACCTTCAGTGCGCAAGTTGCCGCGGTCCCGGTGCCGGGCGCAGTCTGGCTGTTCGGTTCGGCGCTGGCCGGCCTGTTGGGCGTAACTCGCCGTAAAGCCGGCGGATTGGCGGTTTAAGCGTTTGGGCGGCAAGCCCGGTCTTGCCGCCTGACAAGGACATCAAATTTTTGAGGATTAAGTAATGACACAAGCACACACCATTAAAACGCTAGCCGCGGCTGTTTCGT
Above is a window of Methylomonas koyamae DNA encoding:
- a CDS encoding tetratricopeptide repeat protein, coding for MTTHKFLKNLGIVVLTTGLVACNGAEDRKAKYMEEGKQLFQAGDYEKAQLAFKNVLQIDPKDAESRFQMAEALSKQGKIEAAFKEYSSVVAGNENHVMARVRVGQLLLLNRMVDDAEKMAGEALAKEPNNVEALVLLAGVQSAKNNNDGAIASVERALKQSPDDVPATLMMASIQTRLDKADQAIAMLKEAIAKKADNVPLRSMLAGLYAKTKNAAEAENTLAEIVKIEPQQLQHYRSLALFQVSTQQVDKAEATLRDAVAKMPDNDTAKTYLIDFLLEKRSPEVAIAELLPMIEQKPDAYELKFKLANIHLAKKEFDKTEATLKEIVDRDKLGPSAITARNKLAALYALTKRGDEAKGLIKEVLENNPRDAEALTMRGQFALAENRIPDAIADFRAVLVDQPNNTGVLKMLSAAHLRNNEDELARENMEKVVSLAPADETAQLDLVGLMLKGNKPDQAKQQLETLLKANPKSLKGLEALFKLEVTQKHWDKAQAAAKQVQELNDKDATGFYMSGLAYQAENKLAESVDAFQKALERKPDAVEPLTEMVKSYLVLKQSDKALAKLQQVVKQQPDHFVAYNLIGGAYLNEQKFAEAKTAYQKAQSIKPDWYSPYRNLALIELAQKNKAGAIDIYKKGIEKTGGAMELVDDLARLYHREGQNQEVLALYETSYKQHPDSAVAINNLASYLSDFAATPENLERAAKLAEPLLKTNNPNMLDTVAWIAYKQGNFDKAKEIMAKSIERDAQSPIANYHMGMIYYKMNDPVKAREHLQKAVDKKVEFDGLAEAKEVLGKL
- a CDS encoding rhodanese-like domain-containing protein; the encoded protein is MKHSLTIAILSALGTCYAAAAAAENTGNRYGYPVLYHSEISSARAWLDVSQDRRNEQEAGDHDDDEHGRKKPVILDVRRIEEYVAGHPVGAYSIPFPHVTGSPSEANDQTDYIGYDISVDPEVGFLLDQSAKDGTLPIQNFVDYVESLFPDKDQPLYILCATGHRSVQAANALAKYGNYTNVRNIWEGYNGQPKYAYTGATPTQPLVALDLNNDGVVNGDDRDGWAFYQGLPTETKLQKNKLYRPLLSLYPVKAKPGHKSKRDTDD